A portion of the Acanthopagrus latus isolate v.2019 chromosome 21, fAcaLat1.1, whole genome shotgun sequence genome contains these proteins:
- the LOC119010688 gene encoding immunoglobulin lambda-1 light chain-like isoform X1 has translation MILLHHLDSFTSADTFNSTQVFVLLCLTVGGGVHLIFGSGTKLVVTDEQVVKPVVSVYPAASRAHLEGRSSLLCVASAMFPPLVRFSWKRRRQDQVEQLPAEGEQLEFRESERTAAILLVDGNATSTYKYRCSVQHEGGTVEVPTEQEVPAAPAASCPPEREPADLPALQQADLSVSFQSQCRVKLLCVLYTVLIVKSLVYCCGLSLLRIL, from the exons atgatcctGCTTCATCATTTGGACTCGTTCACCTCAGCCGACACgttcaacagcacacaggtttttgtattactctgtctcactgtgggGGGAGGTGTACACCTGATCTTTGGCTCTGGAACTAAACTGGTTGTAACAG aTGAGCAGGTAGTGAAGCCCGTGGTGAGCGTGTAcccagcagcatccagagcccacctggaggggaggagctccctgctgtgtgtggcctcagccatgtttcctcctctggtccgCTTCTCCTGGAAAAGACGAAGGCAAGATCAGGTGGAGCAGCTCcctgctgagggagagcagctggagttCAGAGAGTCGGAACGCACCGCCGCCATCTTGCTGGTTGACGGGAACGCCACCTCCACGTATAAATACCGCTGCTCCGTCCAGCACGAGGGGGGCACAGTGGAGGTCCCAACAGAACAAG aggttccagcagctccagcagcctcctgtcctccagagagagagccagCAGACCTGCCAGCTCTGCAGCAAGCTGACT tgtcagtgtccttcCAGTCTCAGTGCagggtgaagctgctctgtgtgctctacACAGTGCTGATAGTGAAGAGTCTGGTGTACTGCTGTggactctctctgctgaggatcctctga
- the LOC119010688 gene encoding immunoglobulin lambda-1 light chain-like isoform X2, whose amino-acid sequence MILLHHLDSFTSADTFNSTQVFVLLCLTVGGGVHLIFGSGTKLVVTDEQVVKPVVSVYPAASRAHLEGRSSLLCVASAMFPPLVRFSWKRRRQDQVEQLPAEGEQLEFRESERTAAILLVDGNATSTYKYRCSVQHEGGTVEVPTEQEVPAAPAASCPPEREPADLPALQQADLSFQSQCRVKLLCVLYTVLIVKSLVYCCGLSLLRIL is encoded by the exons atgatcctGCTTCATCATTTGGACTCGTTCACCTCAGCCGACACgttcaacagcacacaggtttttgtattactctgtctcactgtgggGGGAGGTGTACACCTGATCTTTGGCTCTGGAACTAAACTGGTTGTAACAG aTGAGCAGGTAGTGAAGCCCGTGGTGAGCGTGTAcccagcagcatccagagcccacctggaggggaggagctccctgctgtgtgtggcctcagccatgtttcctcctctggtccgCTTCTCCTGGAAAAGACGAAGGCAAGATCAGGTGGAGCAGCTCcctgctgagggagagcagctggagttCAGAGAGTCGGAACGCACCGCCGCCATCTTGCTGGTTGACGGGAACGCCACCTCCACGTATAAATACCGCTGCTCCGTCCAGCACGAGGGGGGCACAGTGGAGGTCCCAACAGAACAAG aggttccagcagctccagcagcctcctgtcctccagagagagagccagCAGACCTGCCAGCTCTGCAGCAAGCTGACT tgtccttcCAGTCTCAGTGCagggtgaagctgctctgtgtgctctacACAGTGCTGATAGTGAAGAGTCTGGTGTACTGCTGTggactctctctgctgaggatcctctga
- the LOC119010692 gene encoding uncharacterized protein LOC119010692 isoform X1 translates to MSSLVIRVHVVSRITLNAVQCWKLLLTVSMCVCAACCCCQTSDEQVVKPVVSVYPAASRAHLEGRSSLLCVASAMFPPLVRFSWKRRKEDQEQWLPAEGEQLDLRETGRTAAILLVDGNATSTYKYRCSVQHEGGTVEVPTEQEVPAAPAASCPPEREPADLPALQQADLSVSFQSQCRVKLLCVLYTVLIVKSLVYCCGLSLLRIL, encoded by the exons ATGAGTAGTTTAGTGATCAGAGTCCATGTAGTTTCCAGGATCACACtgaatgcagtgcagtgctggaagctgctgttgactgtgtcaatgtgtgtctgtgctgcttgttgctgctgtcaaacttcagaTGAGCAGGTAGTGAAGCCCGTGGTGAGCGTGTAcccagcagcatccagagcccacctggaggggaggagctccctgctgtgtgtggcctcagccatgtttcctcctctggtccgCTTCTCCTGGAAAAGACGAAAGGAGGATCAGGAGCAGTGGCTCcctgctgagggagagcagctggacCTCAGAGAGACGGGACGCACCGCCGCCATCTTGCTGGTTGACGGGAACGCCACCTCCACGTATAAATACCGCTGCTCCGTCCAGCACGAGGGGGGCACAGTGGAGGTCCCAACAGAACAAG aggttccagcagctccagcagcctcctgtcctccagagagagagccagCAGACCTGCCAGCTCTGCAGCAAGCTGACT tgtcagtgtccttcCAGTCTCAGTGCagggtgaagctgctctgtgtgctctacACAGTGCTGATAGTGAAGAGTCTGGTGTACTGCTGTggactctctctgctgaggatcctctga
- the LOC119010692 gene encoding uncharacterized protein LOC119010692 isoform X2 gives MSSLVIRVHVVSRITLNAVQCWKLLLTVSMCVCAACCCCQTSDEQVVKPVVSVYPAASRAHLEGRSSLLCVASAMFPPLVRFSWKRRKEDQEQWLPAEGEQLDLRETGRTAAILLVDGNATSTYKYRCSVQHEGGTVEVPTEQEVPAAPAASCPPEREPADLPALQQADLSFQSQCRVKLLCVLYTVLIVKSLVYCCGLSLLRIL, from the exons ATGAGTAGTTTAGTGATCAGAGTCCATGTAGTTTCCAGGATCACACtgaatgcagtgcagtgctggaagctgctgttgactgtgtcaatgtgtgtctgtgctgcttgttgctgctgtcaaacttcagaTGAGCAGGTAGTGAAGCCCGTGGTGAGCGTGTAcccagcagcatccagagcccacctggaggggaggagctccctgctgtgtgtggcctcagccatgtttcctcctctggtccgCTTCTCCTGGAAAAGACGAAAGGAGGATCAGGAGCAGTGGCTCcctgctgagggagagcagctggacCTCAGAGAGACGGGACGCACCGCCGCCATCTTGCTGGTTGACGGGAACGCCACCTCCACGTATAAATACCGCTGCTCCGTCCAGCACGAGGGGGGCACAGTGGAGGTCCCAACAGAACAAG aggttccagcagctccagcagcctcctgtcctccagagagagagccagCAGACCTGCCAGCTCTGCAGCAAGCTGACT tgtccttcCAGTCTCAGTGCagggtgaagctgctctgtgtgctctacACAGTGCTGATAGTGAAGAGTCTGGTGTACTGCTGTggactctctctgctgaggatcctctga
- the LOC119010692 gene encoding uncharacterized protein LOC119010692 isoform X3, protein MFPPLVRFSWKRRKEDQEQWLPAEGEQLDLRETGRTAAILLVDGNATSTYKYRCSVQHEGGTVEVPTEQEVPAAPAASCPPEREPADLPALQQADLSVSFQSQCRVKLLCVLYTVLIVKSLVYCCGLSLLRIL, encoded by the exons atgtttcctcctctggtccgCTTCTCCTGGAAAAGACGAAAGGAGGATCAGGAGCAGTGGCTCcctgctgagggagagcagctggacCTCAGAGAGACGGGACGCACCGCCGCCATCTTGCTGGTTGACGGGAACGCCACCTCCACGTATAAATACCGCTGCTCCGTCCAGCACGAGGGGGGCACAGTGGAGGTCCCAACAGAACAAG aggttccagcagctccagcagcctcctgtcctccagagagagagccagCAGACCTGCCAGCTCTGCAGCAAGCTGACT tgtcagtgtccttcCAGTCTCAGTGCagggtgaagctgctctgtgtgctctacACAGTGCTGATAGTGAAGAGTCTGGTGTACTGCTGTggactctctctgctgaggatcctctga